The Streptomyces sp. NL15-2K genome contains a region encoding:
- a CDS encoding acyl-CoA carboxylase subunit beta, which produces MTVLDEAPGEPTDARGRVAELHEIRAQALAGPSEKATEAQHAKGKLTARERIELLLDEGSFREVEQLRRHRATGFGLEAKKPYTDGVITGWGTVEGRTVFVYAHDFRIFGGALGEAHATKIHKIMDMAIAAGAPLVSLNDGAGARIQEGVSALAGYGGIFQRNTKASGVIPQISVMLGPCAGGAAYSPALTDFVFMVRDTSQMFITGPDVVKAVTGEEITQNGLGGADVHAETSGVCHFAYDDEETCLAEVRYLLSMLPQNNRENPPRVEVTDAADRRSDVLLDLVPADGNRPYDMAKVIEEIVDDGDYLEVHERWARNIICALARLDGQVVGIVANQPQSLAGVLDIEASEKAARFVQMCDAFNIPIVTFLDVPGFLPGVDQEHGGIIRHGAKLLYAYCNATVPRISLILRKAYGGAYIVMDSQSIGADLTYAWPTNEIAVMGAEGAANVIFRRQIADAEDPEAMRQKMVKEYKSELMHPYYAAERGLVDDVIDPAETREVLIKSLAMLHTKHADLPSRKHGNPPQ; this is translated from the coding sequence ATGACCGTTTTGGATGAGGCGCCGGGTGAGCCGACGGACGCGCGCGGCCGGGTGGCCGAGCTGCACGAGATCCGTGCGCAGGCGCTGGCCGGCCCGAGCGAGAAGGCGACCGAGGCGCAGCACGCCAAGGGCAAGCTGACCGCGCGGGAGCGGATCGAGCTGCTGCTCGATGAGGGTTCGTTCCGGGAGGTCGAGCAGTTGCGGCGGCACCGGGCGACCGGGTTCGGGCTGGAGGCGAAGAAGCCGTACACGGACGGTGTGATCACCGGCTGGGGCACGGTGGAGGGCCGGACGGTCTTCGTCTACGCCCATGACTTCCGCATCTTCGGCGGGGCGCTGGGCGAGGCCCACGCCACGAAGATCCACAAGATCATGGACATGGCCATCGCGGCCGGTGCGCCGCTGGTGTCGCTCAACGACGGCGCAGGTGCCCGCATCCAGGAGGGCGTGTCCGCGCTCGCGGGCTACGGCGGCATCTTCCAGCGCAACACCAAGGCGTCCGGTGTCATCCCGCAGATCAGCGTCATGCTGGGCCCGTGCGCGGGTGGGGCGGCCTACTCGCCGGCGTTGACGGACTTCGTGTTCATGGTCCGTGACACTTCGCAGATGTTCATCACCGGCCCGGACGTGGTCAAGGCGGTGACGGGCGAGGAGATCACCCAGAACGGCCTCGGTGGCGCGGACGTGCACGCCGAGACGAGCGGTGTGTGCCACTTCGCCTACGACGACGAGGAGACGTGCCTGGCGGAGGTGCGTTACCTGCTGTCGATGCTGCCGCAGAACAACCGGGAGAACCCGCCGCGGGTGGAGGTCACCGACGCCGCCGACCGCCGCTCGGACGTCCTTCTCGACCTGGTCCCGGCGGACGGCAACCGGCCGTACGACATGGCGAAGGTGATCGAGGAGATCGTCGACGACGGCGACTACCTGGAGGTCCACGAGCGGTGGGCGCGTAACATCATCTGCGCGCTGGCCCGTCTGGACGGCCAGGTGGTGGGCATCGTGGCGAACCAGCCGCAGAGCCTGGCCGGGGTGCTGGACATCGAGGCGTCCGAGAAGGCCGCACGGTTCGTGCAGATGTGCGACGCGTTCAACATCCCGATCGTCACGTTCCTGGACGTGCCCGGCTTCCTGCCGGGCGTGGACCAGGAGCACGGCGGGATCATCCGGCACGGCGCGAAGCTGCTGTACGCGTACTGCAACGCCACCGTGCCCCGGATCTCCCTGATCCTGCGCAAGGCGTACGGCGGTGCCTACATCGTCATGGACAGCCAGTCCATCGGCGCGGACCTGACCTACGCCTGGCCGACGAACGAGATCGCGGTGATGGGCGCGGAAGGCGCGGCGAATGTCATCTTCCGCCGGCAGATCGCCGACGCCGAGGACCCCGAGGCCATGCGCCAGAAGATGGTCAAGGAGTACAAGTCCGAGCTGATGCACCCGTACTACGCGGCCGAGCGCGGCCTGGTCGACGACGTCATCGACCCCGCCGAGACCCGCGAGGTGCTGATCAAGTCCCTGGCGATGCTGCACACCAAGCACGCCGACCTGCCCTCCCGCAAACACGGCAACCCCCCGCAGTAA
- a CDS encoding acyl-CoA carboxylase subunit epsilon — MNNPDIRVEKGHAEPEEVAAITAILLARAAAQPSTTPAHRGRAKAGWRRLEREPGFRAPHSWR; from the coding sequence ATGAACAACCCTGACATCCGTGTCGAGAAGGGCCACGCCGAGCCCGAGGAAGTCGCCGCCATCACGGCGATCCTCCTGGCCCGCGCCGCCGCCCAGCCGTCCACCACCCCGGCCCACCGAGGCCGCGCCAAGGCCGGCTGGCGCCGCCTGGAGCGCGAGCCCGGCTTCCGCGCCCCGCACAGCTGGCGCTGA
- a CDS encoding roadblock/LC7 domain-containing protein, with the protein MSQAAQNLNWLITNFVDNTPGVSHTVVVSADGLLLAMSEGFPRDRADQLAAVASGLTSLTAGASRIFEGGSVNQTVVEMERGFLFIMSISDGSSLAVLAHPEADIGLIGYEMALLVDRAGTVLTPDLRAELQGSLLN; encoded by the coding sequence ATGAGCCAGGCGGCACAGAACCTGAACTGGTTGATCACCAATTTCGTGGACAACACCCCCGGGGTGTCTCACACGGTGGTGGTCTCCGCCGACGGACTCCTTCTGGCGATGTCCGAAGGCTTTCCCCGCGACCGCGCCGACCAGCTCGCGGCCGTCGCCTCCGGTCTGACCTCACTGACCGCCGGCGCCTCGCGCATCTTCGAGGGCGGCAGCGTGAACCAGACGGTTGTGGAGATGGAGCGAGGATTCCTCTTCATCATGTCCATTTCCGATGGTTCCTCGCTCGCGGTTCTCGCACATCCGGAGGCGGACATCGGTCTCATCGGGTACGAGATGGCGCTTCTGGTGGACCGTGCCGGTACGGTCCTGACGCCCGATCTGCGGGCGGAGCTCCAAGGGAGCCTGCTCAACTAA
- a CDS encoding polysaccharide lyase 8 family protein, with translation MTPQRRAFPFRAHRAPRLTRRAVLLAAVLAAASGATPHSSRTFPRTADADPYDTLRRRWLDIALGTGYDPTAEPYASRLAQTGELARGFGATMAPTATSLWPGLAYDPPAGITRSYARLWTMTRAYVQPGTGSTADPALLTGILRGLDHLSATVYNPSTTRYGNWWEWQIGSPRLLMDITAALHDQLTDARRAAACAAVDHFVPATMLTDYSGTSTGANRVDLCRSVALRGILGRTPAKIALARDALSPVFPYVTTGDGLYADGSFVQHTWVAYSGTYGQVMLDGLGRLFALLAGSAWEVTDPHRQIVLDSVEHAYAPLIHDGLVMDSVNGRAISRGHLKSDDRHVLRGDHYHGQGIIAAIALLADGASARERDSWHARIKGWIERDTVSPVLTAPQFDVADLARLHRVAASPLPAAPEPTGHRLFPAMDRAVHRRPGFTANIAMASDRIAYYECGNGENPRGWHTGAGMLYWWPGGRGDQYTDWYWPTVDWYRLPGTTVSTKRLPDRAGGEWGEPKPDARWVGGTTDGEYAAIGQHLKGLDSTLDARTSWFCVDDSVICLGAGITCTDGVPVETVVDNRNLGEGGTQSFVRGPGWAHLEDHGGWIVPDGKLRTLREDRTGAWSDINTSGTTERRTRRWQTLLLSHGTDPTDASYVYVLMPGASLRTVAARAADRHWLSILANDSRCQAVHVPSLHLTAANFWQAASAGPLTASAGASVLVRRSGRTATLCVSEPPRTGEPLEIIWDHPVRGVVRADDTVEVVETGRRLRLRVTPGKACATHECEAALM, from the coding sequence ATGACCCCACAGCGTCGTGCCTTCCCGTTCCGCGCGCACCGGGCGCCCCGCCTCACCCGCCGGGCCGTCCTGCTCGCGGCGGTCCTGGCGGCGGCGTCCGGTGCCACGCCGCACTCCTCCCGCACCTTCCCCCGCACGGCCGACGCCGACCCGTACGACACCCTCCGCCGACGCTGGCTCGACATCGCCCTCGGCACCGGCTACGACCCCACCGCCGAGCCGTACGCCTCCCGCCTCGCCCAGACCGGCGAACTCGCCCGCGGCTTCGGCGCCACCATGGCCCCCACCGCCACCTCCCTCTGGCCCGGCCTCGCCTACGACCCGCCCGCCGGCATCACCCGCAGCTACGCCCGCCTGTGGACCATGACCCGCGCGTACGTCCAGCCCGGCACCGGCTCGACCGCCGACCCAGCCCTCCTGACCGGCATCCTCCGCGGCCTCGACCACCTCTCCGCCACGGTCTACAACCCGTCCACCACCCGCTACGGCAACTGGTGGGAATGGCAGATCGGCAGCCCCCGCCTCCTGATGGACATCACGGCCGCCCTCCACGACCAGCTCACCGACGCCCGACGAGCCGCCGCCTGCGCCGCCGTCGACCATTTCGTCCCGGCCACGATGCTCACCGACTACTCCGGCACCTCCACCGGCGCCAACCGCGTCGACCTGTGCCGCTCCGTCGCCCTGCGCGGCATCCTCGGCCGGACACCCGCCAAGATCGCCCTCGCCCGGGACGCGCTCTCACCGGTCTTCCCGTACGTCACGACGGGCGACGGCCTCTACGCCGACGGCTCCTTCGTCCAGCACACCTGGGTCGCCTACTCCGGGACGTACGGCCAGGTCATGCTCGACGGACTCGGCCGCCTCTTCGCCCTGCTCGCCGGATCCGCCTGGGAGGTGACCGACCCCCACCGGCAGATCGTCCTCGACAGCGTCGAGCACGCCTACGCGCCGCTGATCCACGACGGCCTGGTGATGGACAGCGTCAACGGCCGTGCCATCAGCCGCGGTCACCTCAAGAGCGACGACCGTCACGTCCTGCGCGGCGACCACTACCACGGGCAGGGGATCATCGCGGCGATCGCCCTGCTCGCCGACGGAGCGAGCGCGAGGGAACGCGACAGCTGGCACGCACGCATCAAGGGCTGGATCGAACGGGACACTGTTTCCCCGGTCCTGACGGCCCCGCAGTTCGACGTGGCCGACCTCGCCCGGCTGCACAGGGTCGCCGCATCACCGCTCCCGGCCGCGCCCGAACCCACCGGCCACCGCCTCTTCCCGGCCATGGACCGAGCCGTCCACCGCCGCCCCGGCTTCACCGCGAACATCGCCATGGCCAGCGACCGCATCGCGTACTACGAGTGCGGCAACGGCGAGAACCCACGGGGCTGGCACACCGGCGCCGGAATGCTGTACTGGTGGCCCGGCGGCCGCGGTGACCAGTACACGGACTGGTACTGGCCCACCGTCGACTGGTACCGCCTCCCCGGCACCACCGTCTCCACCAAGCGGCTCCCCGACCGGGCGGGCGGCGAATGGGGCGAGCCCAAACCGGACGCACGGTGGGTCGGCGGTACCACCGACGGCGAGTACGCGGCGATCGGCCAGCACCTCAAGGGGCTGGACTCCACCCTGGATGCCCGCACATCGTGGTTCTGCGTGGATGACTCGGTGATCTGCCTCGGCGCCGGCATCACCTGCACCGACGGGGTCCCCGTCGAGACGGTCGTCGACAACCGCAACCTGGGGGAGGGCGGCACGCAGTCCTTCGTACGGGGCCCTGGCTGGGCCCACCTGGAGGACCACGGCGGCTGGATCGTGCCCGACGGAAAGCTGCGGACCCTCCGCGAGGACCGCACCGGCGCCTGGTCCGACATCAACACCAGCGGTACGACCGAGCGCCGCACCCGCCGCTGGCAGACCCTCCTGCTGAGCCACGGCACCGACCCCACGGACGCCTCGTACGTCTACGTGCTCATGCCCGGCGCGTCCCTTCGTACGGTCGCCGCCCGCGCCGCCGACCGCCACTGGCTGTCGATCCTCGCCAACGACAGCCGGTGCCAGGCCGTCCACGTCCCCTCCCTCCACCTGACCGCCGCCAACTTCTGGCAGGCCGCTTCGGCTGGCCCACTGACCGCGTCCGCGGGCGCGAGCGTGCTGGTCCGCCGCAGCGGCCGTACGGCTACGCTCTGCGTCAGCGAACCACCCCGAACGGGCGAACCCCTGGAGATCATCTGGGACCACCCGGTACGCGGAGTCGTCCGGGCCGACGACACCGTGGAAGTGGTGGAGACGGGCCGCCGACTGCGCCTCCGCGTCACTCCGGGGAAGGCATGCGCGACGCATGAATGTGAGGCGGCTCTCATGTGA
- a CDS encoding ATP/GTP-binding protein: protein MDYASSDGGRATTSAKIVVAGGFGVGKTTFVGAVSEINPLRTEAVMTSASAGIDDLTHTGGKTTTTVAMDFGRITLDQDLILYLFGTPGQDRFWFMWDDLVRGAIGAVVLVDTRRLADCFPAVDYFENSGLPFVVALNGFDGHQPYAPEEVREALQIGPDTPIITTDARHRSDAKSALITLVEHALMARLR from the coding sequence GTGGACTACGCAAGCTCTGACGGAGGCCGGGCGACCACCTCCGCCAAGATCGTGGTGGCGGGCGGCTTCGGCGTGGGCAAGACCACGTTCGTCGGCGCCGTCTCGGAGATCAACCCGCTGCGCACAGAGGCCGTGATGACGTCCGCGAGCGCGGGCATCGACGACCTGACCCACACCGGGGGCAAGACGACCACCACGGTCGCCATGGACTTCGGCCGCATCACGCTCGACCAGGACCTGATCCTCTACCTCTTCGGTACGCCGGGCCAGGACCGCTTCTGGTTCATGTGGGACGACCTGGTGCGCGGCGCCATCGGTGCCGTCGTCCTGGTGGACACCCGACGCCTCGCCGACTGCTTCCCCGCGGTCGACTACTTCGAGAACAGCGGCCTGCCCTTCGTCGTCGCCCTCAACGGCTTCGACGGGCACCAGCCGTACGCGCCCGAGGAGGTGCGCGAGGCCCTGCAGATCGGCCCGGACACCCCGATCATCACGACGGACGCCCGGCACCGTTCCGACGCCAAGAGCGCGCTGATCACGCTGGTGGAGCACGCGCTCATGGCACGGCTGCGCTAA
- a CDS encoding ATP/GTP-binding protein, with amino-acid sequence MDFASSSGGPSRSTTSAKIVVAGGFGVGKTTFVGAVSEINPLRTEAVMTSASAGIDDLTHTGDKTTTTVAMDFGRITLDQDLILYLFGTPGQDRFWFMWDDLVRGAIGAIVLVDTRRLADCFPAVDYFENSGLPFVIALNGFDGNQPYSPDEVREALQIGPDTPIITTDARHRADAKSALITLVEHALMARLR; translated from the coding sequence GTGGACTTCGCAAGCTCTAGCGGAGGGCCTTCCCGCTCCACCACGTCCGCGAAGATCGTGGTGGCGGGCGGCTTCGGCGTGGGCAAGACCACGTTCGTCGGCGCCGTCTCGGAGATCAACCCGCTGCGCACAGAGGCCGTGATGACGTCCGCGAGCGCGGGCATCGACGATCTCACCCACACCGGGGACAAGACGACCACCACGGTCGCCATGGACTTCGGCCGCATCACGCTCGACCAGGACCTGATCCTCTACCTCTTCGGTACGCCGGGCCAGGACCGCTTCTGGTTCATGTGGGACGACCTGGTGCGCGGCGCCATCGGCGCGATCGTCCTGGTGGACACCCGGCGCCTCGCCGACTGCTTCCCCGCGGTCGACTACTTCGAGAACAGCGGCCTGCCCTTCGTGATCGCCCTCAACGGCTTCGACGGCAACCAGCCGTACTCGCCGGACGAGGTCCGCGAGGCGCTCCAGATCGGCCCCGACACCCCGATCATCACGACGGACGCCCGCCACCGCGCGGACGCCAAGTCGGCGCTGATCACGCTGGTGGAGCACGCGCTGATGGCGCGGCTGCGGTAG
- a CDS encoding SDR family NAD(P)-dependent oxidoreductase, with amino-acid sequence MTHTGSGSTYDPEKGAVRRLVATSSSAAREHRVTPRRDTPVALVTGASSGIGAATARRFAAGGWRLVLSGRDRHALEETAAGTSAVVLPADLAAPDAPRLLAESALRATGRIDALVAGAGIGWAGPFVTMPPAAIDQVLNVDLTATLHLVREVLPAMVAAGRGRVVLVGSVAGCVGVRNEAVYSAAKSGVAAFAEALRQELRGTGVGVTLVTPGPVDTAFFDRRGTPYQRSRPRPTSPGRVAGAVWDAVRLGRDDVYVPGWLTLPGRVRGLAPSLYRRLLHRFG; translated from the coding sequence GTGACCCACACCGGCTCCGGCTCCACCTACGACCCCGAGAAGGGCGCCGTACGCCGTCTCGTCGCAACCAGCTCGTCCGCGGCCCGGGAGCACCGGGTGACGCCGCGCCGGGACACGCCCGTGGCCCTCGTCACCGGGGCCTCCTCGGGCATCGGCGCCGCCACGGCACGGCGCTTCGCCGCGGGCGGCTGGCGGCTGGTCCTCAGCGGGCGGGACCGGCACGCTCTGGAGGAGACGGCCGCCGGCACCTCGGCCGTCGTCCTGCCCGCCGACCTCGCCGCCCCGGACGCTCCACGGCTGCTGGCCGAGTCGGCGCTGCGCGCGACCGGCAGGATCGACGCCCTCGTCGCCGGGGCGGGCATCGGCTGGGCCGGCCCCTTCGTCACCATGCCGCCCGCCGCCATCGACCAGGTGCTGAACGTGGACCTCACGGCCACCCTCCACCTCGTACGGGAGGTATTGCCCGCCATGGTGGCGGCCGGCCGGGGGCGTGTGGTGCTCGTCGGCTCGGTCGCGGGCTGTGTGGGCGTGCGGAACGAAGCGGTGTACTCCGCCGCCAAGTCGGGGGTGGCCGCGTTCGCCGAGGCGCTGCGGCAGGAACTGCGGGGGACCGGCGTGGGCGTGACGCTCGTGACGCCCGGGCCCGTGGACACGGCCTTCTTCGACCGGCGCGGCACCCCCTACCAGCGGTCCCGGCCCCGCCCCACCTCGCCCGGCCGCGTCGCCGGCGCGGTCTGGGACGCCGTACGGCTCGGCCGTGACGACGTGTACGTGCCCGGCTGGCTGACGCTCCCGGGCCGGGTGCGCGGCCTCGCCCCCTCGCTGTACCGCCGACTGCTGCACCGCTTCGGCTGA
- a CDS encoding nitrate- and nitrite sensing domain-containing protein, whose amino-acid sequence MRRSKNGPEPSARGNFTPPPRGAAPAPVPGSEQTAAPASGGGRFSPRNWRVPTRLNAILLIPVLVGLVMGGFQVKGSIDTWQEAEDAENTARLVRAALTYSNELLVERDVTAAPLLEGKGQDDATVVQARRNTDRAADAFDEAAKSMPDRPNLERRLARFREVEPGLAKLRAAAYGPSLTGVKTEEGYVDVEHKLLEFSNELGLGTGNITSYGRTVYAISLTKGALSLERSIGMHLLIKPGTSAASLAQQRVALTSYAYLEGIAIQEYESGGTAQDIAKLDAAKKQIQADGTAMAQKAAQEARAKGETYVPPPSDPTDMIKAMSALESTDASEREALARKGITAENWWAVNTLKFNAYHQIESELTDTAVNEAAGISDNARRDAFITGAAVVFALLAAYILAGMVARQMSRAMRQLRNAAFGIAEQRLPMLVDQLSRTDPGRVDTRVSPIPITTKDEIGEVARAFDQVHREAVRLAAEQALLRGNINAIFTNLSRRNQSLIEGQLTLITDLENNEAEPDQLENLFKLDHLATRMRRNGENLLVLAGEEPGRRWDQPVPLVDVLRAASSEVEQYERIELSGVPEAEIHGRAVTDLVHLLAELLENATTFSSPQTKVRVTATRLPDGRIMIEIHDKGIGLTAEDFADINHKLANPPTVDAAISQRMGLFVVGRLSDRHGIRVQLRPSGEQAGTTSLVMLPDAITHGGGGDQQPAGDEFTVSQIIPEQNFQGENFNNGLPMRTAAELGFDDSRYTEVPDDIRELDPVGRSLMREERRAALEAQNPGQQGQETPGGYADGFDAGPGYQEQQPTGYDQQAQTSYEERQQASYEEQQRTAYEEPQRPSYDESYYAPNGGLPQNDTFSSNGGYPEPPYAEQGQEEPAPAHSAAPESFPAFEERRYQDDWPQQDGYRNGYPDQYAPEAESAQAADVSEQNRVGFDRPGPTPSAAHDMTDAGLPRRGPTASGTGGARHVNHEPSASAPESNGSGDWRSSNDARWQQASQLRKPKAGGVTSSGLPRRVPKANLVEGAAEATPQGGPQVSRAPEDVRGRLSNLRRGVQRGRNAGSETNGQATRNQHSGPDSTYNQER is encoded by the coding sequence GTGAGGCGAAGCAAGAACGGTCCCGAGCCGTCGGCACGGGGCAACTTCACCCCGCCGCCGCGCGGAGCGGCGCCTGCCCCTGTGCCCGGTTCGGAGCAGACGGCCGCGCCCGCATCCGGCGGCGGTCGTTTCTCCCCGCGCAACTGGCGGGTGCCGACCCGGCTGAACGCGATCCTGCTCATACCCGTGCTGGTCGGCCTCGTCATGGGCGGCTTCCAGGTGAAGGGCTCGATCGACACCTGGCAGGAGGCCGAGGACGCGGAGAACACCGCTCGTCTGGTGCGCGCGGCGCTGACCTACAGCAACGAGCTGCTCGTCGAGCGTGACGTCACCGCCGCCCCCCTGCTGGAGGGCAAGGGCCAGGACGACGCGACCGTCGTCCAGGCCCGCCGGAACACGGACCGGGCCGCCGACGCCTTCGACGAGGCCGCCAAGAGCATGCCGGACCGGCCCAACCTCGAGCGGCGCCTCGCCCGCTTCCGCGAGGTGGAGCCGGGGCTGGCGAAGCTCCGCGCGGCCGCCTACGGCCCCAGCCTCACGGGCGTGAAGACCGAAGAGGGTTACGTCGACGTCGAGCACAAGCTGCTCGAGTTCTCCAACGAGCTCGGCCTGGGCACCGGCAACATCACCAGCTACGGCCGCACGGTCTACGCCATCTCGCTCACCAAGGGCGCTCTGTCTCTGGAGCGCTCCATCGGCATGCACCTGCTGATCAAGCCGGGCACCAGCGCCGCGAGCCTGGCCCAGCAGCGCGTCGCCCTGACCTCGTACGCCTACCTGGAGGGCATCGCCATCCAGGAGTACGAGAGCGGCGGTACCGCGCAGGACATCGCCAAGCTGGACGCGGCCAAGAAGCAGATCCAGGCCGACGGCACGGCCATGGCCCAGAAGGCCGCCCAGGAGGCCAGGGCCAAGGGCGAGACCTACGTGCCGCCGCCGTCCGACCCGACCGACATGATCAAGGCCATGTCGGCGCTGGAGAGCACGGACGCCTCCGAGCGTGAGGCCCTCGCCCGGAAGGGCATCACCGCGGAGAACTGGTGGGCGGTCAACACCCTGAAGTTCAACGCCTACCACCAGATCGAATCCGAGCTGACCGACACCGCGGTGAACGAGGCCGCCGGCATCTCCGACAACGCCCGGCGCGACGCCTTCATCACCGGTGCCGCCGTCGTGTTCGCGCTGCTCGCCGCCTACATCCTGGCCGGCATGGTGGCCCGCCAGATGAGCCGCGCGATGCGCCAACTGCGCAACGCCGCCTTCGGCATCGCCGAGCAGCGCCTGCCGATGCTGGTCGACCAGCTCTCGCGCACCGACCCCGGCCGCGTCGACACCCGCGTCTCCCCGATCCCGATCACCACCAAGGACGAGATCGGCGAGGTCGCCCGGGCCTTCGACCAGGTCCACCGCGAGGCCGTCCGGCTCGCCGCCGAGCAGGCCCTGCTGCGGGGCAACATCAACGCGATCTTCACCAACCTGTCGCGCCGCAACCAGTCGCTGATCGAGGGCCAGCTGACCCTGATCACCGACCTGGAGAACAACGAGGCCGAGCCGGACCAGCTGGAGAACCTCTTCAAGCTGGACCACCTGGCCACCCGTATGCGCCGCAACGGCGAGAACCTCCTGGTCCTCGCCGGCGAGGAGCCCGGCCGCCGCTGGGACCAGCCGGTCCCGCTGGTCGACGTGCTGCGCGCCGCCTCCTCCGAGGTGGAGCAGTACGAGCGCATCGAGCTGTCCGGCGTCCCGGAGGCCGAGATCCACGGCCGCGCCGTGACCGACCTCGTGCACCTGCTGGCCGAGCTCCTGGAGAACGCCACCACGTTCTCCTCACCCCAGACGAAGGTCCGCGTCACCGCGACCCGTCTCCCCGACGGCCGCATCATGATCGAGATCCACGACAAGGGCATCGGCCTCACCGCCGAGGACTTCGCGGACATCAACCACAAGCTGGCCAACCCGCCGACCGTGGACGCCGCGATCTCCCAGCGCATGGGCCTGTTCGTGGTCGGCCGGCTGTCCGACCGGCACGGCATCCGCGTCCAGCTGCGCCCCTCCGGCGAGCAGGCCGGCACGACCTCGCTGGTCATGCTGCCCGACGCGATCACGCACGGCGGTGGCGGCGACCAGCAGCCCGCCGGTGACGAGTTCACCGTCTCGCAGATCATCCCGGAGCAGAACTTCCAGGGCGAGAACTTCAACAACGGCCTGCCGATGCGTACGGCGGCGGAGCTCGGCTTCGACGACAGCCGCTACACCGAGGTGCCGGACGACATACGCGAGCTGGACCCGGTGGGCCGCTCCCTGATGCGCGAGGAGCGCCGCGCGGCCCTGGAGGCCCAGAACCCCGGCCAGCAGGGTCAGGAGACGCCAGGCGGCTACGCCGATGGCTTCGACGCCGGGCCCGGCTACCAGGAGCAGCAGCCCACCGGCTACGACCAGCAGGCGCAGACGTCGTACGAGGAGCGGCAGCAGGCGTCGTACGAGGAGCAGCAGCGCACCGCCTACGAGGAGCCGCAGCGGCCGTCGTACGACGAGTCGTACTACGCGCCGAACGGCGGTCTGCCGCAGAACGACACCTTCTCGTCCAACGGCGGCTACCCCGAGCCCCCGTATGCGGAGCAGGGTCAGGAGGAGCCCGCACCGGCCCACTCCGCCGCCCCGGAGTCCTTCCCGGCCTTCGAAGAGCGGCGCTACCAGGATGACTGGCCGCAGCAGGACGGCTACCGGAACGGGTACCCGGACCAGTACGCTCCCGAAGCGGAATCTGCGCAGGCCGCTGACGTGAGCGAGCAGAACCGCGTAGGCTTCGACCGTCCGGGGCCGACCCCCTCCGCCGCTCACGACATGACCGACGCCGGGCTCCCGCGCCGCGGACCCACCGCGAGCGGCACGGGCGGCGCGCGGCACGTGAACCACGAGCCGTCGGCTTCCGCACCGGAGAGCAACGGCAGCGGCGACTGGCGCTCGTCCAACGACGCTCGGTGGCAGCAGGCCTCGCAGCTCCGGAAGCCCAAGGCGGGCGGGGTGACCTCCTCCGGCCTGCCGCGGCGGGTACCCAAGGCCAACCTGGTCGAGGGAGCCGCCGAAGCCACCCCCCAGGGAGGCCCACAGGTCTCCCGCGCTCCCGAGGACGTCCGGGGCAGGCTGAGCAACCTGCGCCGCGGTGTCCAGCGGGGACGCAACGCAGGTAGTGAAACGAACGGCCAGGCCACTAGGAATCAACACAGTGGTCCTGACAGCACCTACAACCAGGAGCGTTAG
- a CDS encoding DUF742 domain-containing protein, which produces MATPPGGSPSGNWSYGPAQGQGDGSQNPNRYNFPSAPSHRRQPYAPQGPQGPGPSPYDQPPAPRIQPVQPQRRAPEPAPAGSSNNPLVRPYAMTGGRTRPRYQLAIEALVHTTAQPHQMQGQLPEHQRICNLCREIKSVAEISALLTIPLGVARILVADLAEAGLVAIHQPGGDENAGGQPDVTLLERVLSGLRKL; this is translated from the coding sequence GTGGCAACACCCCCAGGCGGTTCACCTTCGGGCAACTGGTCGTACGGCCCTGCCCAGGGCCAGGGCGACGGTTCCCAGAACCCGAACCGTTACAACTTCCCCTCCGCACCGAGCCATCGGCGGCAGCCGTACGCACCCCAGGGCCCGCAGGGTCCCGGGCCGTCGCCGTACGACCAGCCGCCGGCTCCACGCATCCAGCCGGTGCAGCCGCAGCGACGCGCCCCCGAGCCGGCGCCCGCAGGGTCGTCGAACAACCCGCTGGTGCGTCCGTACGCCATGACCGGCGGACGGACCCGCCCGCGTTACCAGCTCGCCATCGAGGCGCTGGTGCACACCACCGCGCAGCCGCACCAGATGCAGGGCCAGCTGCCCGAGCATCAGCGGATCTGCAACCTCTGCCGTGAGATCAAGTCGGTAGCCGAGATCTCGGCCCTCCTGACAATCCCTCTCGGCGTGGCCAGGATCCTCGTCGCCGACTTGGCGGAGGCGGGCCTGGTCGCCATCCATCAGCCCGGCGGCGACGAGAACGCCGGCGGCCAGCCAGACGTGACTTTGCTCGAAAGGGTGCTCAGTGGACTTCGCAAGCTCTAG